A stretch of Methanobrevibacter sp. YE315 DNA encodes these proteins:
- a CDS encoding SAP domain-containing protein, with protein MTKNEKALKDDEEYLEGEFDAGREALTAEEVSEKYTVAELKYILKENGLKVSGKKQELVERVLPILNNDSSETSGEDVADDSKATEKAKTFKVKKVVSAETEDYGSEDDESLLFPVNDEMLSSVLSIYGINYEDLPIKDKIFMKDNINLNIQGFTQNGIIMSDSTMSIVAASDSSNIDLKMNIPEVSYSDFESTIFTFKDLDLSILPSSSPQTLEFSAIMDSLEIITETNYVNLKGLNLFFKSFADERGVRLDIDIKSFIYPDLDATIKFEDLDFNLSIGLDGQSLDVSVNLPKLNLLNKNYRVDLSDLNLNILLPDTEVSSLDLSILMSDFHYTNFDDVVIDMDNVDVSLEPISDLNNINVIIRMDGMDAIGLNSFDELFPMMNITSVTFKNPTDDSESLIKLTALMSLLDIFKNMDLISIGNLLSSGFDLDTYTRNMSDKYKRSSYGDVIDISGAEASDSDDSGFDLGAVFANCDYSGLSAIELDLTGLLDSLDIDLAEFGIDVSDYDLSSISLSDLIDTLSSSDFVKSAIAAVSKLFSLDFDGFDMSSLVVSFDVDNFDPSGLLDSLNLSGLDISGIMDMFSNLDLGSVFKNCDYSCLGAIKLDLTGLLDSLGIDLAEFGIDVSGYDLSAISLADVVGIVSNLDFDMSTILSMLKLFGLNLDDIDLSGLIASFDVENFDISSLLASLNLSDLDIAGIMDMLTNSDLDLADVFENCDYSCLGAIVLDLTGLLDSLGIDLADLGIDLSDYDLSAISLADVIGILGNLEFDMSTISALLKLFGLDLDELNISDLVASFDAENFDLASLLDSLDLSNLDLSLIGDMFANSKIDFAGVFENCDYSNLDGLVLNLSGLIDSFGIDLADLGIDVSDYDLSAISLPDVIDILNNSDFDISKFDLSSIEFDGIKLSDLIASLDVENFDLAGFLDSLNLSDLDIAGIMDMFTNSDLDLAGVFENCDYSCLGAIVLDLSGLIDSLGIDLADLGIDVSDYDLSAISLSDIIGILGNLDLDMSTVSALLKLFGLDLDDLDLSGLISSFDAENFDISTLLESLNLSDLDISAILGMFTNLDLASIFENCDYSCLGAIVLDLSGLVDSLGIDLAEFGIDVSDYDLSAIGLSDVIGILNNADFDMETIIAMLKLFGLDLDGIDLSGLIASFDSDNFDLSALLASLNLSDLDISGITDMFGNMDVDFADIFENCDYSCLNAIVLDLSGLVDSLGIDLAEFGIDVSDYDLSAIGLSDVIDILTNSDFINTAIAVISKAFSLDFDNFDMSGLIANFDSENFDMSGILNGLDLSSLGISGISDNFDMNGFDLTEVLNGLVSMFIDKTFPDASHNELICESDSFNLESLNKLFDMSFINGQLKVCIDDELVFEGDTTDDLTQEIFEIIEECLGEHEITVEFTDSEGKSDNYAEKIVVE; from the coding sequence ATGACTAAAAACGAAAAAGCGTTAAAAGACGATGAAGAATATCTCGAAGGAGAGTTTGATGCTGGTAGGGAAGCATTAACAGCCGAGGAGGTATCTGAAAAATACACCGTTGCAGAATTGAAATACATTTTAAAAGAAAACGGTTTAAAAGTTTCAGGCAAAAAGCAAGAACTCGTTGAAAGAGTTTTACCTATCTTAAATAATGATTCAAGTGAAACCTCTGGTGAAGATGTGGCGGATGATTCCAAAGCAACAGAAAAAGCAAAAACATTTAAAGTTAAAAAAGTAGTTTCAGCAGAAACTGAAGATTATGGTTCTGAAGATGATGAGAGTCTACTTTTCCCAGTAAATGATGAGATGTTAAGTTCTGTACTTAGCATTTATGGGATAAATTATGAGGATCTGCCTATTAAAGACAAAATATTTATGAAAGATAATATCAATTTAAATATTCAAGGCTTTACTCAAAACGGTATAATCATGTCTGATTCTACCATGTCAATTGTGGCAGCTTCAGATTCTTCAAATATTGATTTGAAAATGAATATTCCTGAAGTTTCCTATAGTGACTTTGAAAGTACCATCTTTACATTTAAAGATCTTGATTTATCTATTCTGCCTAGTTCAAGTCCACAGACTCTTGAGTTTTCAGCAATTATGGACAGTTTGGAGATAATAACTGAAACAAATTATGTAAATTTAAAAGGTCTAAATCTGTTTTTCAAATCTTTCGCTGATGAAAGGGGTGTACGTTTAGATATTGATATAAAAAGCTTCATATATCCAGATCTTGATGCAACCATTAAATTTGAAGATCTTGATTTTAATCTGTCAATAGGATTGGACGGACAAAGTCTTGATGTATCAGTGAATTTGCCTAAATTAAATCTCCTAAACAAAAACTATAGGGTGGACTTATCTGATTTAAATCTGAATATCTTGCTACCGGATACAGAAGTATCAAGTCTTGATTTATCCATATTGATGTCAGATTTCCATTACACAAACTTTGATGATGTTGTTATTGATATGGATAATGTAGATGTATCACTTGAACCTATTTCAGATTTGAATAACATTAATGTAATTATTCGTATGGATGGAATGGATGCAATTGGCTTGAATTCTTTCGATGAATTGTTCCCAATGATGAACATCACTAGTGTAACCTTTAAAAACCCTACTGATGATTCTGAATCACTCATTAAGCTGACTGCCCTTATGTCCCTTTTAGATATTTTCAAAAATATGGATTTAATCAGCATTGGCAACCTATTGAGTTCAGGATTTGACCTTGATACTTACACCCGTAATATGTCTGATAAATATAAACGTTCTTCATATGGTGATGTTATTGATATTTCTGGTGCAGAGGCATCAGATTCCGATGATTCAGGCTTTGATTTAGGTGCTGTATTTGCAAACTGTGATTATTCAGGTTTAAGTGCAATTGAGCTTGATTTAACTGGATTGCTTGATTCATTAGATATTGATTTGGCCGAGTTCGGCATTGATGTGTCAGATTATGACTTGTCTTCAATCAGCTTGTCAGACCTTATTGATACATTAAGCAGTTCTGATTTTGTCAAGTCTGCTATTGCGGCTGTGTCAAAATTATTCAGCCTTGACTTTGATGGCTTTGACATGTCCAGTCTTGTAGTTAGTTTTGATGTAGATAACTTTGATCCGTCTGGTCTGTTAGATAGTCTTAATTTATCCGGCTTGGATATTTCCGGCATTATGGATATGTTCAGTAATTTAGATTTAGGTAGCGTATTTAAAAACTGTGATTATTCATGTTTAGGTGCAATTAAGCTTGATTTAACAGGATTACTTGATTCATTAGGTATTGATTTGGCCGAGTTCGGCATTGATGTGTCAGGTTATGACTTGTCTGCAATCAGCTTGGCAGATGTTGTCGGTATCGTAAGTAATCTTGATTTTGACATGTCTACTATTTTATCTATGTTAAAATTATTCGGTCTTAACTTAGATGACATTGACCTTTCTGGCTTAATAGCCAGTTTTGATGTGGAAAACTTTGACATCTCCAGTTTATTGGCCAGTCTTAATTTATCCGACTTGGACATTGCAGGCATTATGGATATGTTAACCAATTCAGATCTTGATCTTGCAGACGTATTTGAAAACTGTGATTATTCATGTTTAGGTGCGATTGTACTTGATTTAACAGGATTACTTGATTCATTAGGCATTGATTTGGCCGATTTAGGCATTGATCTGTCAGATTATGACTTGTCTGCAATCAGCTTGGCAGATGTTATTGGCATCTTGGGCAATCTTGAATTTGACATGTCCACCATTTCAGCTCTGTTAAAATTATTCGGTCTTGATTTAGATGAGCTTAATATTTCTGATTTAGTAGCCAGTTTCGATGCAGAAAACTTTGATTTAGCCAGTTTGTTGGATAGTCTTGATTTATCCAACTTGGACCTTTCCCTTATTGGAGATATGTTCGCCAATTCGAAAATTGATTTCGCTGGAGTATTCGAAAACTGTGATTATTCAAACTTGGATGGACTTGTGCTTAATTTATCCGGATTGATTGATTCATTTGGCATTGATTTGGCTGATTTAGGCATTGATGTGTCAGATTATGATTTATCTGCAATCAGCTTGCCAGATGTCATTGATATCTTAAACAATTCTGATTTCGACATCTCTAAGTTTGACCTGTCCAGCATTGAGTTTGACGGTATTAAACTGTCTGATTTAATAGCCAGTCTTGATGTAGAAAACTTTGATTTAGCAGGCTTCTTAGATAGTCTTAATTTATCCGACTTGGATATTGCCGGCATTATGGATATGTTCACCAATTCCGATCTTGATCTTGCAGGCGTATTTGAAAACTGTGATTATTCATGTTTAGGTGCGATTGTGCTTGATTTATCCGGTTTGATTGATTCATTAGGTATTGATTTGGCTGATTTGGGCATTGATGTGTCAGATTATGACTTGTCTGCAATCAGCTTGTCAGACATTATTGGTATCTTGGGCAATCTTGATCTTGACATGTCCACTGTTTCAGCTCTGTTAAAATTATTCGGTCTTGACTTGGATGACCTTGACCTGTCCGGTCTAATATCCAGTTTTGATGCAGAAAACTTTGACATATCCACTTTATTAGAGAGTCTTAATTTATCTGACTTGGACATTTCCGCTATTTTGGGCATGTTCACTAATTTAGATTTAGCCAGCATATTTGAAAACTGTGATTATTCATGTTTAGGTGCGATTGTGCTTGATTTATCCGGTTTGGTTGATTCATTGGGTATTGATTTGGCTGAGTTCGGCATTGATGTGTCAGATTATGATTTGTCTGCAATCGGCTTGTCAGATGTTATTGGCATCTTAAATAATGCTGATTTTGACATGGAAACTATTATTGCCATGTTAAAGCTATTCGGCCTTGACTTGGATGGAATTGATTTGTCAGGTTTAATAGCCAGTTTCGACTCAGATAACTTTGATTTATCCGCTTTATTGGCTAGCCTTAATTTATCTGACTTGGATATTTCAGGCATTACAGATATGTTCGGCAATATGGATGTTGATTTTGCGGACATATTCGAAAACTGTGATTATTCCTGTTTAAATGCGATTGTGCTTGATTTATCCGGTTTGGTTGATTCATTGGGTATTGATTTGGCTGAGTTCGGCATTGATGTGTCAGATTATGATTTGTCTGCAATCGGCTTGTCAGATGTTATTGATATCTTAACCAATTCTGATTTCATCAACACAGCTATTGCAGTTATCTCAAAAGCATTCAGCCTTGACTTTGATAATTTCGATATGTCTGGTTTAATAGCCAATTTCGATTCAGAAAACTTTGACATGTCAGGTATATTGAATGGTCTTGATTTATCCAGCTTGGGTATTTCCGGAATTTCAGATAACTTCGATATGAATGGATTCGACTTAACAGAAGTCTTGAATGGTCTTGTAAGCATGTTCATTGATAAAACTTTTCCGGATGCCTCACACAATGAATTAATTTGCGAGTCAGATTCATTCAATCTTGAATCCTTAAACAAGTTATTTGATATGTCTTTCATTAATGGACAATTAAAAGTATGTATTGATGATGAGTTGGTATTCGAAGGAGATACAACCGATGATTTAACACAGGAAATATTTGAAATCATTGAAGAATGTCTTGGCGAACATGAAATAACTGTGGAATTCACAGATAGTGAAGGAAAATCCGATAATTATGCAGAAAAAATAGTAGTGGAATAA
- a CDS encoding AraC family transcriptional regulator: protein MNENLYGMFDKVLQSEFSIIEEASKKTIELGKDAKYGKMETYSLFDGVIIAFMDINIDNIDNVFFEDKLPSRLLQINHCAKGRYSYAIGDDKIVYFGKGDLCVSIYDLTKTVSDFPLGYYEGLEIFIDVDVANEHIKELIPDFDLIELYESLEKSKGYKLVRANEKIDHVIGELYCVDERIKEPYFKLKCLELLLFVSIANESKMESLSLSKRHVDIVESVKDDLINDLESKITIDELADRYDVSKTTLKNCFKEVYGKPIFKWRKEYKLDYACRLIEEGHLSISEISKMVGYSSPSKFSQAFKDYVGCTPSEYKK from the coding sequence ATGAATGAAAATCTTTATGGAATGTTTGATAAGGTTTTACAATCCGAATTTTCAATTATAGAAGAAGCTTCAAAAAAGACAATTGAGTTAGGAAAAGATGCCAAATATGGAAAAATGGAAACTTACTCGTTATTTGATGGAGTTATCATTGCTTTTATGGACATTAACATTGACAATATTGATAATGTGTTTTTTGAAGATAAACTTCCTTCCCGTTTACTTCAAATCAACCATTGTGCTAAAGGTAGATACTCATATGCAATAGGCGATGATAAGATTGTTTATTTTGGAAAAGGTGATTTGTGCGTTAGCATATATGATTTAACAAAGACAGTTTCCGATTTTCCTTTGGGATATTATGAAGGTTTGGAGATTTTCATTGATGTTGATGTTGCAAATGAGCATATCAAAGAACTTATTCCTGATTTTGATTTAATTGAGCTATATGAAAGTTTAGAAAAATCTAAAGGTTATAAGTTAGTTAGAGCAAATGAAAAAATCGACCATGTAATCGGTGAGTTGTATTGTGTCGATGAGCGAATTAAAGAACCTTATTTCAAATTAAAGTGTTTGGAGTTACTGTTATTTGTCTCTATTGCTAATGAATCAAAAATGGAATCACTTTCCCTTTCCAAAAGACATGTTGATATAGTTGAAAGTGTCAAAGATGATTTGATCAATGATTTGGAAAGCAAGATTACAATTGATGAGCTGGCAGATAGATACGATGTAAGTAAAACCACCTTGAAGAATTGCTTTAAGGAAGTTTATGGAAAACCTATTTTTAAATGGAGAAAAGAGTACAAACTTGATTATGCTTGCCGACTGATTGAAGAAGGCCATCTTTCCATTTCAGAAATCTCTAAAATGGTGGGATATTCTTCACCATCAAAATTTAGCCAGGCATTTAAGGACTATGTCGGCTGCACACCTTCAGAGTATAAAAAATAG
- a CDS encoding phage holin family protein: protein MRDIDELKKTPGLSLKSYLIMFIANVIGLYLISFGLDFTINKLGEVVLFVFFISIFNVVLWPLIIKVYMPVLVWTFGIGTLILNGGIFAFFGPLFGLNITGWGIILAPLTIALITIVLSSLFGIEDDRAYYQAVLREAQRKRKGNIKDYPGLIIVEIDGLAYDVLCEAVDKGIMPTVKSMMDGKTHTLKKWETDLSSQTGASQAGILHGNNEDITAFRWVEKENDNQMMQCSGVTKVKIIEERVSDGNGLLVENGASRSNLFSGDTDNVIFTFSKITDLRKLYNGAWFSVFSNPSEFARIVVLVVEDMVHEIHSQLKHRLLNIQPRISRGIKYVPVRAGTNVFMREINTGTLIGDMMIGDIDVAYSTYLGYDEIAHHSGVRDDDAWFALKGMDRQIKRLLDGNKYSPREYQFVIQSDHGQTNGATFTQRYGESFEDFVKSLLPQDLSMYANMSSNEDHFAEVYIPFSDKIDNIRNRNKEDEEKVLSESEVIVLASGNLALIYLTQWDHRLTYEEINSLFPELINEIVNNEYIGFILVRSSERGDMVIAKNGTYYLDDDEIEGKNPLEDFGDNIVHHLKRNSSFKYTPDILVNSFYDAENDEVCAFEELVGSHGGVGGSQSEPFILYPSDWNVPDEEIVGAENIYRVLKTNLENIKESSKINK from the coding sequence ATGAGAGACATTGATGAACTTAAGAAAACGCCGGGACTGTCATTGAAAAGTTATTTGATAATGTTCATTGCAAATGTAATTGGATTGTATTTAATTAGCTTTGGATTGGATTTTACCATCAACAAATTAGGTGAGGTTGTGCTTTTCGTATTTTTCATCAGTATTTTCAATGTGGTATTGTGGCCGCTTATAATAAAGGTGTATATGCCGGTTCTGGTATGGACTTTTGGAATAGGGACTCTTATTTTAAATGGGGGGATATTTGCTTTTTTCGGACCGTTATTTGGTTTAAACATTACCGGATGGGGAATAATTCTCGCACCATTAACCATAGCATTAATTACAATCGTCTTATCGTCCCTATTTGGAATTGAAGATGATAGGGCATATTACCAGGCGGTGCTAAGGGAAGCCCAAAGGAAAAGAAAAGGCAATATTAAGGATTATCCCGGATTGATAATTGTGGAAATTGACGGGCTTGCATATGACGTTTTATGTGAAGCTGTCGACAAGGGCATTATGCCGACTGTCAAGTCAATGATGGATGGCAAAACCCATACCCTTAAGAAATGGGAAACCGATTTATCTTCTCAGACAGGAGCCAGCCAAGCTGGGATTCTTCATGGAAACAATGAAGACATCACCGCTTTTAGATGGGTTGAAAAAGAAAATGACAATCAGATGATGCAGTGTTCAGGAGTTACAAAAGTCAAAATAATTGAAGAAAGAGTATCAGATGGAAATGGATTGCTTGTTGAAAATGGGGCTAGCAGATCCAACCTGTTTTCAGGAGATACGGACAACGTAATATTCACCTTCAGCAAAATAACCGATTTGAGAAAACTGTATAACGGCGCATGGTTTTCCGTTTTTTCAAATCCAAGCGAATTCGCACGTATAGTCGTGCTGGTCGTTGAAGACATGGTCCACGAAATACATTCCCAATTGAAACACAGGCTGTTAAACATCCAGCCAAGAATTTCACGTGGAATAAAATATGTTCCGGTAAGGGCAGGTACCAATGTGTTCATGAGGGAAATCAATACCGGAACACTGATTGGAGACATGATGATTGGAGATATTGATGTTGCATATTCCACATATTTGGGTTATGATGAAATCGCCCACCATTCCGGAGTCAGGGACGATGATGCATGGTTCGCCCTTAAAGGAATGGACAGGCAGATAAAACGTTTGCTTGATGGAAACAAATACTCTCCAAGAGAATACCAATTCGTGATACAATCCGATCATGGCCAGACTAACGGTGCAACATTCACACAAAGATACGGCGAGTCATTTGAAGATTTTGTCAAATCCCTGCTTCCACAGGACCTTAGCATGTATGCGAACATGTCTTCAAACGAAGACCATTTTGCGGAAGTATACATTCCATTTTCAGATAAAATCGATAACATTAGAAACAGAAACAAGGAAGATGAGGAAAAGGTGCTGTCAGAGTCCGAAGTCATTGTTCTTGCATCGGGAAATCTTGCATTGATTTACCTAACCCAATGGGACCATAGACTGACATATGAGGAAATCAACAGTTTGTTTCCAGAGCTGATTAATGAAATCGTCAACAATGAATACATAGGATTTATTCTTGTCCGCTCATCCGAAAGGGGTGACATGGTAATTGCTAAAAACGGAACATACTACTTGGATGATGATGAAATAGAAGGAAAAAATCCTCTTGAAGATTTCGGTGACAACATTGTTCACCATTTGAAAAGAAACAGCTCCTTTAAATACACACCGGACATTTTAGTCAACAGCTTTTATGACGCTGAAAATGATGAGGTTTGCGCTTTTGAAGAGTTAGTCGGAAGCCATGGGGGTGTTGGAGGAAGCCAATCAGAACCGTTTATATTATATCCCTCAGATTGGAATGTTCCGGATGAGGAAATTGTAGGTGCCGAAAACATTTACAGGGTGCTGAAGACAAATTTGGAAAATATTAAAGAAAGCTCTAAAATCAATAAGTGA